In the genome of Campylobacter sp. RM16189, the window TTGCAAAAGGAAGCTATAAAGAGGGAATGGAAAAGATTAAGCATCTATTGCCTGATAAGGTAGATGAGGCTTGGGAGGTTACTAAAGCCCTATCTGTTAATCCTGATAATGCGGGCGGATACGCAGCATTAATCGAGATAGAGCGACTAAATGGCGAAAAGAAAAAATACTTGCTAGATTGTGGCTGGTCATATAAATGGATGCATGAATGTTTTAAAAGAGAGGGTATAGACAAGATGCTCTCATCCGGAGAGATTGATACTCTCATCCTATCTCATGAGCACTTTGACCACTTCTGGGGGTTGCCTGTAGTATTGAAATACAAGCCTGATATTAAAATTATTATCCATGAGGGATTTTATCCAGAAGGCAGACAATATATCAAAGATTCAGGCCACAAGGGCGAACTTGTAGTGTTTAAAAAAGGAAGAAACGAGATAGAGCCTGGAGTTTGTACGTTTTGTTATGATTGTCCTATCATTAGCCGTGTATTTGGTGAGCAGTCAATCTTCGTAAATGTTCAAGATAAAGGCCTTGTAAGTATCACCGGATGTTGCCATCAGGGTATTATTACATTCTCCGATTCTGCGTATAAAGAGCTAAAATATGACAATGATCAGATGT includes:
- a CDS encoding MBL fold metallo-hydrolase, with translation MTNEARRDFIKGGAAGIGLGALASMGIFSYSPARALFMPDEVRKMKDFGAIKSVEVTNISETSWFDNSALMGDIKGAGGLLVDQYLFNWPPFGNGKGLAKGSYKEGMEKIKHLLPDKVDEAWEVTKALSVNPDNAGGYAALIEIERLNGEKKKYLLDCGWSYKWMHECFKREGIDKMLSSGEIDTLILSHEHFDHFWGLPVVLKYKPDIKIIIHEGFYPEGRQYIKDSGHKGELVVFKKGRNEIEPGVCTFCYDCPIISRVFGEQSIFVNVQDKGLVSITGCCHQGIITFSDSAYKELKYDNDQMYGIYGGLHISPFDDWDPKYDDLVIGLKKWDYQVMACNHCTGLLTVQKFAREGYPIVRGTARFRTKTTDYLGNGDKVKFG